The window AGAAAAGTTCTATTTCTCTATCCACTTCTGTTACTAAATCGACTTCATTAATTTTGTACTTGTATGAGTGAAGCTTGGATACTTTGTTTTTCGCTATATCACCTGCCTTATAAATTAATTTATTTACTTGTTGATAGATGTCATCTAGACCACCATCTTGTAAAACACTCAATAAGTTCACCTCATGACTTGGTTTTTATCAGTTGTTAGGAGTAGGTGAGTGGGCTTGGATTTGGTAAGAGGTATAGACCACTTCTACAAACTTATAGTAACAAGTTTATATTAAAGCTGGGTAAATATAGTATTAATATTCTGTAAAGTTGGAAAGTTTTTTTGAATGGGTGAGGATGTGTGAGGCATAAAAAAAGTAGAGGAATAGTATTTTCCTCTACCTGTTGAATGGTTATCTTAATCTTCTAATCATGAATGTAAAAACATCATTTCGGAAATAGTCATACGAATAAAGAATAGGAACATTATTGTTATCATAATGAAGTTGTTTCATTAATAATACAGTTGTTTCAGGGTGTATTAAAAGCTTCTGGCAGTTTCGGTCCGTATGTAATGGGACCACTAGTTCTGAATCTGCCTTAGTTATGATTAAGCCACAAGCGTGTTCAAGATACTGAAAAAGTGACCCAACGGATTCACTCTCTAATATCTCTTCTTTTACAAGGTCCTTCCGTAAAATATTTTGGGAGAATACAACAGGTTCGTCATTTGCGGTACGGATTCGTTTATGCACGATGACAGGTGTACCTTCTTCTAGCAGTAAAGCTTCGGCCCATTCCGCTTGACAAGGTTCTACACGTATCGATTCCCTCTGTTCTCCTTCTGTTAAACCAGCAGATTGTATCATCGTTGTCACACTACCTAATTTCTCTAAGCTGTTCGCTATTTTAGGTAAAGGGTTAACAACAAAAGTACCTGCTCCATGTTTAACGACTAACTTATCTTCTTGTTCTAACAATTTAACAGCACTACGAAACGTTTCCCGACTGACTTCAAATCTTTTCGCCATTTCTTTCTCAGAAGGAAGCCGCTCCCCGACTTTAAAGACTCCTTGCTGAATTAACGTATCTAACTGTTCCTTTATCTTCACATAGCTCGGTTTCATAATCAAAGAACTCCTCTAGACATCTAGTGATATATATATGGTACAAACTTTTAATGTAGAAGTCTAGTGTGAAACGGGGACGGGGTTAAAATTCTCATCATTAAATGAGAATTTTAACCCCGTCCCCGTTTTCCTTTCAGCGGATTTCAAGAATTTTGACTCTTTGCAAGGGAAAGTTGTACTGTCAAAGCCATCACGTACCTATGCCTTCTATTCTTCAGTTCATATTGAAGCTAATAAAAAGGGAGCAGTTGCGGCTATCGTCATACCACCTTCTAGTGTTGATGATTATGCTTCCTTATACTTTAGTCCTTTTTCCATTCTAGCCGTAACCACAGAACAGAAAAAGGAAATTTAGCAAAGTGGTACTTCCAACTTTTTTAACAACCGGTGCGATTGTGTCGACTTTGAGTGGAACTTTCGTTTCTGTGTGCTTTGTCATGTGGAATTTAATTATAAAAAAGGATTATAGTCCTAAATTCTACCTGTAAACATGACATTTGTCATACTACTCCAATGACACTTATGTCTTATCATCTTGTTATATTTTTCATATGATAGGCTAAGACTCTAATTGTAGAATTTTTTTAAGGGTTGATAAACCACTTTGGAGGTAACGAATGATAAAAATAATGGCGGATTCAACTTGTGATTTATCCAATGAAATGTTGAATTTATATGATATAAGCTTGGCACCACTTACGATAACAATTGATGGAAAAACATATAAAGATAGAGTAGACATAGAACCAGATTATTTTTACAGTATTTTAAAATCCTTGTCGAAGTTCCCAACTACTGCGATGCCGAGTCCAGAAGAATATACGAAGATTTTTCATGACGCAATTCAATCGGGGCAAAATGAAATTCTATGTATTTCGATGTCGAGCGGGACAAGCGGGAGCTACCAATCAGCGGTTATCGCAAAAGATATGTTTTTGGAGGAAAATCCGAATTCCACAGTGAAAATTCATATCGTTGATTCCAAGTGCATGAGCCACGGAAGCGGTTGGTTAGTGATGAAAAGTGCACAAATGCGTGAACAAGGCGCAAGCTTTGAAGAGATTGTAGCCTTTAATGAAAAATATAAAACAAAAGTTAAACACTTTTTATCCGTAGATGATTTAAACCATCTAATCAAAAGTGGAAGACTTTCTAATGCATCTGCATTTATTGGTAAGGTATTAATGCTAAAGCCGATCATGTCGATGAAACAAGGTAAAGGGGCCATAGTTGGAAAAGAAAGAGGCCGGAAAAAAGTATTGAAACATTACGTCAACGAATTTATTGCAAGAAACGACGAGAAAATGACTGATTTTATTATTATTGGTTACACAAATAATAGTAAAATAGCGGAAGACTTAAGAGACAAGCTACTACAAGAAACAAATTTCTCAGGAGACATCCACCTAATGCAAATGGGTGTATCCGTAGGAACACACGTAGGATTAGGCGCGGTTTCGATGTTTTTTGTGGAGAAATAATTTTTGCACTGTGGGGACAGACACCTCGACGCATAAAATGCATCGAGATTTCT is drawn from Bacillus alkalisoli and contains these coding sequences:
- a CDS encoding GntR family transcriptional regulator, with the protein product MKPSYVKIKEQLDTLIQQGVFKVGERLPSEKEMAKRFEVSRETFRSAVKLLEQEDKLVVKHGAGTFVVNPLPKIANSLEKLGSVTTMIQSAGLTEGEQRESIRVEPCQAEWAEALLLEEGTPVIVHKRIRTANDEPVVFSQNILRKDLVKEEILESESVGSLFQYLEHACGLIITKADSELVVPLHTDRNCQKLLIHPETTVLLMKQLHYDNNNVPILYSYDYFRNDVFTFMIRRLR
- a CDS encoding DegV family protein, which codes for MIKIMADSTCDLSNEMLNLYDISLAPLTITIDGKTYKDRVDIEPDYFYSILKSLSKFPTTAMPSPEEYTKIFHDAIQSGQNEILCISMSSGTSGSYQSAVIAKDMFLEENPNSTVKIHIVDSKCMSHGSGWLVMKSAQMREQGASFEEIVAFNEKYKTKVKHFLSVDDLNHLIKSGRLSNASAFIGKVLMLKPIMSMKQGKGAIVGKERGRKKVLKHYVNEFIARNDEKMTDFIIIGYTNNSKIAEDLRDKLLQETNFSGDIHLMQMGVSVGTHVGLGAVSMFFVEK